One Methylophilus sp. TWE2 DNA segment encodes these proteins:
- a CDS encoding multicopper oxidase family protein, which translates to MDRRNFFKYAGLGMAGVAVSAVSKVALAAIPEIITSEVANTQDPLYPGTGRPYQPVVTLNGWSLPWKMNNGVKEFHLVAEPVVREIAPGMKANLWGYNGQSPGPTIEVVEGDRVRIFVTNRLPEKTSVHWHGQRLPNGMDGVSGLTQPAIEPGKTFVYEFQAKRPGTFMYHPHADEMLQMAMGMMGSWITHPKNPKFMPVDRDFVFLLNAYDIEPGSFTPKVNTMLDFNLWTWNSRAFPGIDPIVVRKDDRVRIRVGNLTMTNHPIHLHGHEFEVTGTDGGWVPKTARWPEVTTDVAVGQMRAIEFVANEPGDWAFHCHKSHHTMNAMGHSFPTMIGVKQGDLMKKITNLVPDYMPMGETGMSEMTDMSEMMDMPLPKNTLPMMMGNGQFGSLEMGGMFTTVKVRDGLAKNDYKNPGDYKNPSGTVAHAVEMDLTKVERQKPHVEGELELNVRKPINHSGH; encoded by the coding sequence ATGGATAGAAGAAACTTTTTTAAATATGCTGGTCTAGGCATGGCTGGCGTTGCCGTCAGTGCTGTCAGCAAGGTTGCATTAGCTGCTATTCCGGAAATCATCACCTCCGAGGTGGCAAATACACAAGACCCACTTTATCCTGGTACAGGGCGCCCGTATCAACCGGTAGTTACTTTGAATGGCTGGAGTCTTCCCTGGAAAATGAACAATGGTGTCAAAGAGTTTCACCTTGTTGCGGAGCCTGTCGTCAGAGAAATTGCACCGGGTATGAAAGCCAATCTCTGGGGCTACAATGGTCAAAGCCCTGGGCCGACAATTGAGGTGGTTGAGGGAGATCGCGTGCGGATTTTTGTGACCAATCGCCTGCCTGAAAAAACCAGTGTGCATTGGCATGGCCAGCGTTTGCCTAATGGCATGGATGGGGTGAGTGGTCTCACTCAACCTGCGATTGAGCCGGGTAAAACCTTTGTATATGAATTCCAGGCCAAGCGGCCGGGCACTTTTATGTATCATCCCCACGCGGACGAAATGTTGCAAATGGCGATGGGCATGATGGGCAGCTGGATCACGCACCCGAAAAATCCAAAGTTCATGCCGGTGGATCGCGATTTTGTATTTTTGCTTAACGCCTATGACATCGAGCCTGGAAGCTTCACCCCTAAAGTGAACACCATGCTCGATTTCAACTTATGGACCTGGAACAGCCGGGCTTTCCCAGGCATAGACCCAATTGTCGTGCGTAAAGATGACCGTGTGCGCATTCGCGTAGGGAACCTGACTATGACAAATCACCCCATCCATTTACATGGGCATGAGTTCGAAGTAACAGGAACAGATGGTGGTTGGGTGCCAAAAACCGCACGTTGGCCTGAAGTAACCACTGATGTTGCCGTTGGTCAAATGCGTGCTATTGAGTTTGTTGCAAACGAACCTGGCGATTGGGCATTTCACTGTCACAAAAGCCATCACACCATGAATGCCATGGGGCACAGTTTCCCCACTATGATAGGTGTGAAACAGGGTGATCTGATGAAGAAAATCACTAACCTCGTACCTGACTATATGCCTATGGGAGAAACGGGCATGTCTGAAATGACAGATATGTCTGAGATGATGGATATGCCATTACCCAAAAATACATTGCCAATGATGATGGGCAACGGACAGTTTGGATCACTTGAAATGGGTGGGATGTTTACGACCGTGAAAGTCCGAGATGGACTCGCTAAAAATGACTATAAAAATCCAGGTGATTATAAAAATCCTAGCGGCACTGTAGCGCATGCAGTTGAAATGGATCTAACCAAGGTTGAACGTCAAAAGCCTCATGTTGAAGGTGAGTTGGAACTCAATGTCAGAAAACCAATTAACCATTCTGGCCATTAG
- a CDS encoding TolC family protein — MSTNIGNLRARSAILVAVSLLLGGCATFSKDGGMDEVQKQTQPHLKQEYEWAKTEESTKSLQDKTQALLAQPLDVEGAVQVALYNNKGLQASFYELGISEADLVQAGRLPNPRFSMLYARNGGEYKIEQAFTFNVFSLITMPKAVEVEKRRFAQTQASTAIEVLKLAYQTRTAYFNAVAATELARYSAQVKESAEASAELAKRLHETGNWNRLEQSREQSFYADAALEYANAKNAEVRAYEALARQLGVKASQIKIQSRLPDLPKSLSELQAFEQNAYEQRLDLLVKRSEMDALAKQLGLTKTTRFINVIELGPARVLEGRRSDPYKKGIDIAFEIPLFDWGQAKVPRAESIYMQSVQETAQLVTNAQSEIRERYNTYRTKHDVTRHIRDEIVPLRKRILYEDQLRYNGMLTSPFELFGDARAQVQSVKGYIESLRDFWLADAELQATLVASPRLMEGQ, encoded by the coding sequence ATGAGCACTAATATTGGAAATCTCAGAGCACGCAGTGCCATTCTTGTTGCCGTAAGCTTGTTATTAGGTGGGTGCGCGACCTTCTCAAAAGATGGCGGCATGGATGAGGTACAAAAACAAACTCAACCGCACCTGAAACAAGAATATGAATGGGCTAAGACAGAAGAGTCTACAAAGTCCCTGCAGGACAAGACCCAAGCATTGCTCGCACAACCTTTGGATGTAGAGGGTGCAGTACAGGTGGCGCTTTATAACAACAAAGGCCTACAAGCTTCATTCTACGAGCTGGGCATCTCAGAAGCCGACCTTGTACAGGCAGGCCGATTGCCTAATCCACGCTTCTCTATGCTTTATGCGCGTAATGGTGGCGAGTATAAGATCGAGCAGGCATTCACGTTCAACGTTTTCTCATTGATCACCATGCCTAAAGCGGTAGAGGTTGAAAAAAGACGCTTTGCCCAGACACAAGCATCTACCGCCATTGAAGTCCTGAAACTCGCCTATCAGACACGTACCGCTTATTTTAATGCGGTTGCCGCTACTGAATTGGCTAGATACAGCGCACAAGTGAAAGAGTCTGCAGAAGCCAGTGCTGAGTTGGCTAAACGACTGCATGAAACCGGCAACTGGAATCGCTTGGAGCAATCACGTGAGCAGAGCTTCTATGCCGATGCCGCACTTGAATATGCTAATGCAAAGAATGCTGAAGTGAGGGCATATGAGGCTTTGGCCAGGCAATTAGGTGTGAAAGCGTCACAGATCAAAATCCAATCTCGGTTACCTGATCTGCCTAAGTCTCTTTCAGAGTTACAAGCCTTTGAACAAAATGCCTATGAACAACGATTGGACCTGCTGGTTAAGCGCTCTGAAATGGATGCTTTGGCTAAGCAGCTAGGACTGACCAAAACCACGCGATTCATCAATGTGATCGAGTTAGGCCCGGCACGTGTTTTGGAAGGCAGAAGAAGCGATCCTTACAAGAAAGGCATCGATATCGCTTTCGAGATTCCGTTGTTTGACTGGGGCCAGGCCAAGGTGCCACGGGCAGAGTCAATTTACATGCAGTCCGTACAGGAAACTGCACAGTTGGTGACCAATGCGCAATCTGAGATACGAGAACGGTATAACACCTATCGCACCAAACATGATGTCACTCGTCACATTCGCGATGAGATTGTGCCATTACGCAAACGCATATTGTATGAAGATCAATTGCGCTATAACGGCATGCTCACAAGCCCATTTGAATTATTCGGCGATGCCAGAGCGCAAGTACAAAGCGTAAAAGGCTATATCGAATCATTACGTGACTTCTGGTTAGCTGATGCTGAATTGCAAGCTACTTTAGTCGCTAGTCCTCGTTTGATGGAAGGTCAATAA
- a CDS encoding DUF2231 domain-containing protein, translating into MKFPTLKRAWLASLYQYLLCLAMALALGIGASFAEESSAPYQSTFEDYKATNSDNQTDWKSLDSSIADQGHQMPGMQHSSDQPMNHEAMGHSMSHGDTHASHDSESQMPPMDHGNMKGMDHNSIPGMDHSKMHDMNSQAEDMGHSMANMVHKSSSSEMSAHTHDHAMMNHAGMDHQAMQNMNHSGSESEEAVSMTHEHGNAEGELTEEGHSSHIHESSEAVKPEAPSEHTGFQIIPNLHPAVVHFPIALTIVAFIFGLAARLFRQSASSTSLAAAGSYILILAAVSAVAAVGFGWLAFNSPMNHDDAGHAAMLLHRAWAIPTAAGLVLVAIWHSLKSRQDSPMSIPVLVCLAGLSLSVATTAWLGGEVVYRHGIGVLSLPASGGHNHAGHHHGEASESAIPAQGNHSGHQHESSSEGDSHEH; encoded by the coding sequence ATGAAATTTCCTACCCTAAAGAGAGCCTGGCTTGCCTCTCTCTATCAATATTTATTGTGTCTTGCGATGGCATTAGCATTGGGTATTGGCGCATCATTTGCGGAAGAAAGCTCCGCGCCATATCAGTCCACATTTGAAGATTACAAGGCGACAAATAGTGACAATCAAACAGATTGGAAATCGCTAGATTCTTCGATTGCAGACCAAGGACATCAAATGCCGGGGATGCAGCACTCCTCGGATCAACCAATGAATCATGAAGCGATGGGACATAGTATGTCTCATGGCGATACGCATGCTTCACATGACTCAGAGTCGCAGATGCCCCCCATGGATCATGGCAATATGAAAGGCATGGACCATAACAGCATACCGGGGATGGACCATAGCAAAATGCATGACATGAATAGTCAGGCTGAAGATATGGGCCACAGCATGGCAAACATGGTTCACAAATCATCCTCATCTGAAATGTCGGCACACACTCACGACCATGCAATGATGAACCATGCTGGTATGGATCATCAGGCCATGCAAAATATGAATCATTCAGGAAGTGAGAGTGAAGAAGCTGTATCAATGACCCATGAGCATGGAAATGCTGAGGGTGAGCTTACGGAAGAAGGTCACTCAAGCCATATCCATGAGTCTTCAGAAGCTGTTAAACCAGAAGCGCCCTCAGAACACACCGGTTTCCAAATTATTCCTAATTTGCATCCGGCAGTCGTCCATTTTCCAATTGCGTTGACGATAGTGGCCTTCATTTTCGGTCTAGCTGCTCGCTTGTTCCGGCAATCTGCATCATCGACTTCATTAGCCGCTGCAGGATCTTACATATTAATACTAGCCGCTGTCAGTGCTGTGGCTGCCGTTGGTTTTGGTTGGCTGGCATTCAACTCACCTATGAATCACGATGATGCCGGCCATGCTGCCATGTTGTTGCATCGAGCCTGGGCAATCCCTACTGCTGCTGGATTGGTGCTCGTTGCAATCTGGCACTCGTTGAAATCGCGTCAGGATAGCCCGATGTCCATTCCTGTATTAGTTTGCCTGGCTGGTTTATCCCTGTCTGTAGCGACAACGGCATGGCTGGGTGGTGAAGTGGTCTATCGGCATGGCATTGGTGTTCTATCTTTACCTGCATCTGGCGGCCATAACCATGCCGGACATCATCATGGTGAAGCAAGTGAATCAGCAATACCAGCTCAAGGTAACCATTCAGGTCATCAACATGAATCATCATCTGAAGGAGATTCACATGAGCACTAA
- the cueR gene encoding Cu(I)-responsive transcriptional regulator: MSLFNIGQAAKASGISTKMIRHYESVGLLPAASRTFAGYRQYSEKDIHTLSFIRHSRDLGFSIKQIEELLSLWQDPHRPSSKVRELANSHVEALNQKIQSLMSIKSELQKLVHCCHGDDRPECPILEQLALNQT, from the coding sequence ATGAGTTTATTTAATATTGGGCAAGCTGCGAAAGCGTCAGGTATCTCGACCAAAATGATTCGGCATTATGAAAGCGTTGGTTTACTGCCTGCCGCTTCAAGAACTTTTGCGGGATATCGTCAATATTCTGAAAAAGACATCCATACGCTGAGCTTTATCAGACACTCCCGCGATTTAGGCTTTTCTATCAAGCAAATTGAGGAATTATTAAGCTTATGGCAAGACCCACATCGGCCAAGCAGCAAAGTGAGGGAGTTGGCTAATTCCCATGTTGAGGCCTTAAACCAGAAGATTCAAAGCCTGATGTCGATTAAGTCGGAGCTACAAAAGCTTGTGCATTGCTGTCATGGGGATGATCGCCCAGAGTGCCCCATTCTAGAGCAACTTGCGCTTAATCAAACATAG
- a CDS encoding heavy-metal-associated domain-containing protein, giving the protein MEFHIENMTCGGCARGVTSAIKAIDPEASITTDPPTRTVKVETSVTKDEIVSALIDAGFPPATK; this is encoded by the coding sequence ATGGAATTTCATATTGAAAATATGACCTGCGGTGGATGTGCAAGAGGTGTGACAAGTGCCATTAAAGCCATAGACCCAGAAGCGAGCATTACTACCGATCCTCCAACCAGGACGGTCAAAGTTGAAACCAGCGTTACAAAAGACGAGATCGTTTCAGCGCTTATAGATGCTGGTTTTCCACCTGCAACTAAGTAA
- a CDS encoding copper-translocating P-type ATPase produces MSMSKKTLSDAIQNISLPIEGMTCASCVGRVEAALTKVPGVESVSVNLTTERATIHVTEEVNRTALIEAVHKVGYEVPTSKIELNVIGMTCASCVGRVEKALRSVPGVVEATVNLATERASIYGSAAPAELISAIERIGYEAKVVDSLSSLQAVAESQKESELFKLKRDLILAAALSLPVFLMEMGAHLIPGVHELIMDTISMKTSWYMQFVLTALVLAFPGRRFYQKGFPALFRLAPDMNSLVAVGTAAAFGYSMVATFASGLLPEGAVNVYYEAAAVIVVLILLGRFLEARAKGRTSEAIKRLSKMQVKEAHVMRNHRFLDVPINEVVLNDVLEVRPGERVPVDGEVTNGKSFVDESMITGEPIPVEKALGSSVVSGTVNQKGMLEVRATAVGNQTMLAQIIRMVEQAQGSKLPIQALVDKVTMWFVPAVMGAALLTFISWMIFGPSPALTFALVNAVSVLIIACPCAMGLATPTSIMVGTGRGAELGILFRKGEALQLLKDAKVVAVDKTGTLTEGRPVLTDIEVAEGFERNSLLAKVGAVEAKSEHPIARAIVAAATENGQTLPALTDFESVTGMGVRARVGGALVEVGADRFMRQLGLDLNVFAQTAGRLGKEGKSPLYASINGRLAGIIAVDDPIKTSTPGAIAALHQLGLKVAMITGDNARTAHAIARQLGIDEVIAEVMPEGKVDTVRRLKAAYGQIAFVGDGINDAPALAEADVGLAIGTGTDIAVESADVVLMSGNLQGVPNAIALSRTTIGNIHQNLFWAFAYNTALIPVAAGALYPAWGILLSPVFAAGAMALSSVFVLGNALRLRTFKPPLVEYNSPKNL; encoded by the coding sequence ATGAGCATGTCTAAAAAGACTTTAAGTGATGCCATCCAAAATATCTCACTTCCTATCGAAGGGATGACATGCGCCAGCTGCGTTGGGCGTGTTGAAGCCGCCTTAACAAAGGTCCCTGGCGTAGAAAGTGTCTCAGTCAACCTGACAACTGAGCGAGCGACTATTCACGTTACCGAAGAGGTAAATCGCACAGCCTTGATCGAAGCTGTTCATAAAGTCGGTTATGAAGTTCCAACATCCAAGATAGAGCTCAATGTTATTGGCATGACATGTGCGTCATGTGTTGGGCGTGTTGAGAAAGCCCTCAGATCTGTACCAGGGGTCGTTGAAGCAACAGTTAACTTAGCCACTGAACGTGCCTCCATATATGGTTCTGCTGCCCCAGCAGAATTGATTTCCGCGATCGAGCGTATCGGTTACGAAGCTAAGGTCGTTGACTCTCTATCCTCCTTACAGGCTGTAGCAGAAAGTCAAAAAGAGAGTGAATTATTCAAATTGAAGCGGGACCTCATTCTGGCAGCAGCACTATCGTTACCAGTGTTTTTAATGGAAATGGGTGCGCATCTGATACCAGGTGTTCATGAATTAATCATGGATACTATTAGTATGAAAACTAGTTGGTACATGCAGTTTGTATTGACGGCTCTGGTATTGGCTTTCCCTGGTAGACGCTTTTACCAGAAAGGCTTTCCTGCACTGTTTAGGCTTGCTCCAGACATGAACTCGCTCGTAGCAGTAGGTACCGCTGCAGCTTTTGGATATTCAATGGTCGCGACCTTTGCTTCCGGACTGTTGCCTGAAGGAGCGGTCAATGTCTATTATGAAGCGGCTGCAGTCATTGTCGTTTTGATATTACTTGGCAGATTTTTGGAGGCCCGTGCCAAGGGGCGGACTTCCGAAGCAATCAAGCGCCTGTCAAAAATGCAGGTCAAAGAAGCGCATGTCATGCGCAATCATCGCTTTTTGGATGTCCCTATCAATGAAGTGGTCCTCAATGATGTGCTCGAAGTACGACCTGGTGAGAGAGTGCCCGTAGACGGTGAAGTCACCAATGGTAAAAGTTTTGTTGATGAATCCATGATCACTGGTGAACCCATACCTGTTGAGAAAGCTCTAGGTAGTTCTGTAGTTAGTGGCACCGTCAATCAGAAAGGGATGTTGGAGGTACGTGCGACAGCTGTTGGCAATCAAACCATGCTGGCTCAAATCATCCGTATGGTAGAGCAGGCACAAGGCTCCAAGCTACCCATACAGGCGCTCGTCGATAAAGTGACTATGTGGTTTGTACCTGCTGTCATGGGTGCGGCATTGCTCACATTTATCAGTTGGATGATTTTTGGTCCATCCCCTGCGTTGACCTTTGCACTGGTGAATGCAGTTTCAGTATTGATCATTGCATGCCCGTGTGCCATGGGCCTGGCCACGCCGACTTCAATTATGGTTGGAACTGGGCGAGGAGCCGAACTGGGCATCTTATTCAGAAAAGGTGAGGCATTACAATTACTCAAGGATGCCAAAGTTGTCGCGGTGGACAAGACGGGTACGCTCACAGAAGGACGGCCAGTACTTACCGACATCGAAGTAGCGGAGGGTTTCGAGCGTAATAGTCTTCTTGCAAAAGTCGGGGCGGTTGAAGCTAAATCTGAGCATCCAATTGCACGCGCTATTGTGGCCGCTGCCACTGAAAATGGGCAGACTCTACCGGCGTTAACAGACTTTGAGTCTGTGACAGGTATGGGCGTAAGAGCCCGTGTTGGAGGTGCTCTCGTTGAAGTAGGAGCGGATCGATTCATGCGCCAACTGGGGTTAGATTTGAACGTCTTTGCGCAAACTGCTGGGCGATTGGGTAAAGAGGGCAAATCACCTTTATACGCATCAATTAATGGTCGCTTGGCGGGCATTATCGCCGTCGATGACCCTATAAAAACTTCGACACCGGGTGCAATCGCCGCACTACATCAGTTAGGTCTCAAAGTGGCTATGATTACTGGTGACAATGCCAGGACCGCACATGCAATCGCCCGCCAGCTTGGCATTGATGAAGTTATTGCTGAGGTTATGCCTGAGGGGAAAGTTGACACTGTACGTCGCTTGAAAGCTGCTTACGGGCAGATTGCTTTTGTGGGGGATGGCATTAATGATGCCCCCGCTCTGGCAGAAGCAGATGTGGGCTTGGCAATCGGGACTGGTACAGATATCGCTGTAGAATCAGCAGATGTAGTCTTAATGTCCGGCAATCTGCAAGGGGTACCGAATGCGATTGCTTTATCTAGAACAACGATAGGGAATATTCATCAAAACCTGTTCTGGGCATTTGCCTATAACACGGCTTTGATTCCGGTAGCGGCTGGTGCACTTTATCCTGCTTGGGGCATATTACTTTCACCAGTATTTGCTGCCGGAGCAATGGCTTTATCCAGCGTGTTCGTTTTAGGGAATGCCTTGCGCTTAAGGACATTCAAACCACCTCTAGTGGAATACAACAGTCCCAAAAATCTGTGA
- a CDS encoding MbcA/ParS/Xre antitoxin family protein, which produces MPTMYHYGSKWLYQYHPILGMTPITMCESTAGLVEVERILNAINYGGVV; this is translated from the coding sequence ATGCCAACTATGTATCATTACGGCTCAAAGTGGCTTTATCAATACCACCCTATTTTAGGCATGACTCCCATAACAATGTGCGAATCAACTGCTGGTCTTGTAGAGGTTGAAAGAATTCTTAATGCAATCAATTATGGAGGCGTTGTTTGA
- a CDS encoding site-specific integrase: MSSALAINKSIDGKRFCLSKMGYEIDIFSNSWKLDGSLTLNWHLLKGLSLESNFEEGFRRTLAVFASEMSASYTSNIFHALKTLLEATLSNSLSASCIQNYLGTLDKLNEYKLGILKAFILDWDERGYPGLNKDVVPFIDALVLKGNVKGKAVSKGCPHTGAYSLQEQQSILTWAVNSYDADKLDLEEFTWLIANMYLGSRPVQIRSLIKGDISFSRTIAGNEVYQLKRIAGKQRDAGFREVFDDIEIDEDLALLLFNQAEASIAYIEGHFGKPVPKELIDLTPIFISREAVRSFRSLEECYQSLETTPDFIFMRSDKARTLMLTISAKCNIRTPRLDGEYLSLRSRRFRYTLGTNASRRGLGAYHIAKILGHKDIQNVKAYVENTSEVLDIIDEAMTSVLAPLAQAFAGTLINSERDAIRANDPRSRIRSNDGSGVGSCGEFGFCASGGRQCYLCSKFQPWIHGHHEKILDSVLSEREALRQRGASEFVIQSTDRLLLAIEQVVQLCDAAKLEGKGSANE, from the coding sequence ATGTCTTCAGCCTTGGCAATTAATAAGAGCATTGATGGTAAACGATTTTGTTTGAGCAAAATGGGTTATGAGATCGATATTTTTTCTAATAGTTGGAAGTTAGATGGGTCTTTAACTTTAAATTGGCATCTGTTGAAAGGACTATCTTTAGAGTCTAACTTCGAAGAGGGGTTTAGAAGAACCTTGGCTGTTTTTGCTTCAGAGATGTCTGCCAGCTACACGTCAAATATATTTCATGCGCTGAAAACGCTTTTGGAGGCCACGTTATCTAACTCATTAAGTGCTTCTTGTATTCAGAATTACTTAGGGACTTTGGATAAACTTAACGAATACAAATTAGGCATCTTAAAAGCATTTATTCTAGATTGGGATGAACGTGGATATCCTGGATTGAATAAAGATGTCGTTCCATTTATAGACGCGCTTGTATTAAAAGGTAATGTTAAAGGCAAGGCAGTTTCTAAAGGGTGCCCCCACACTGGCGCTTATTCATTACAAGAGCAACAATCTATTCTTACATGGGCAGTAAATTCCTATGATGCGGATAAGTTGGATTTAGAGGAGTTTACTTGGCTCATAGCCAATATGTATTTAGGTAGCCGCCCGGTTCAAATACGCAGTTTGATAAAAGGTGATATTTCTTTTTCGAGAACAATTGCTGGCAACGAGGTTTATCAGCTGAAGCGAATTGCAGGTAAACAAAGGGATGCTGGGTTCAGAGAGGTATTCGATGATATCGAAATTGATGAGGACCTGGCTTTGCTTTTATTTAATCAAGCAGAAGCTTCGATTGCATACATCGAAGGTCACTTTGGTAAGCCAGTACCAAAGGAGCTGATTGATTTAACACCGATCTTTATTTCTCGTGAAGCAGTTAGGTCATTTCGAAGTTTGGAAGAGTGTTATCAAAGTCTAGAGACAACTCCTGATTTTATCTTTATGCGATCAGATAAAGCACGTACCTTGATGCTTACGATTTCAGCTAAATGCAATATTAGAACACCAAGGCTTGATGGTGAATATTTAAGCTTAAGGAGCAGACGGTTTAGATACACACTTGGCACTAATGCTAGCAGACGTGGGTTGGGCGCTTATCATATTGCCAAGATTCTAGGTCATAAAGATATACAGAACGTAAAGGCCTATGTTGAGAATACAAGTGAAGTCCTAGACATTATCGACGAAGCCATGACCTCTGTGTTGGCGCCTTTAGCACAAGCATTTGCAGGTACTCTGATTAATAGTGAAAGAGACGCAATTCGTGCAAATGACCCGAGAAGTAGGATTAGGTCGAATGATGGTTCAGGCGTCGGCAGTTGTGGGGAGTTCGGTTTTTGTGCATCTGGCGGAAGGCAATGCTATCTGTGTTCAAAGTTTCAGCCCTGGATTCATGGACACCATGAAAAGATTTTAGACTCCGTCCTGAGTGAGAGAGAAGCATTAAGGCAGCGAGGGGCAAGTGAGTTTGTTATCCAATCTACCGATAGGCTATTACTTGCTATTGAGCAAGTAGTACAACTTTGTGATGCAGCAAAGTTAGAGGGTAAAGGAAGCGCAAATGAATAA